Proteins encoded within one genomic window of Saccharopolyspora pogona:
- a CDS encoding NAD(P)/FAD-dependent oxidoreductase, with protein sequence MTDSIVVVGGGLVGASTAYFAAREGLSVTLLEQQHRGYGASGRNPGFVWLHCRNPGWALDVSFAGRKLYDELAAELPVPFEFRAEGGLVYFTEERQAPVFEQFVEARRRDGLDMTLIGNKEVRDLVGPIRPDVLGASFCANDAQINTPTVVNALVEGAIAHGVKVAEGVTVNRLIYSHDAIIGVETTQGNFLADTTVIATGAWTEKLLAASNVEARVGRERLQVVATEPLPQSIQPVVYGPQTAKQYTLFRDLPAWDEDAFSTEEERRSGAWMLTLAAQRASGEVLFGCPMDYPADVDMSASVSGLRKVLQYIEQDFPSLAGTALDRFWAGVLPFTSDMVPIVDTVLPGLFVAAGHVFGNSSGPMTGKLISQMLLGRTPEIDMTEVRYGRELDPIIPGQIVRW encoded by the coding sequence ATGACAGATTCGATCGTTGTCGTCGGTGGCGGGCTTGTCGGGGCTTCCACCGCCTACTTTGCCGCACGCGAAGGACTGTCAGTCACTTTGCTGGAGCAACAGCACCGCGGGTACGGGGCGTCTGGCCGCAACCCCGGCTTCGTCTGGCTGCACTGCCGCAACCCCGGCTGGGCCCTCGACGTTTCGTTCGCCGGGCGAAAGCTGTACGACGAACTTGCCGCGGAGCTGCCGGTGCCCTTCGAGTTCCGGGCGGAGGGAGGCCTTGTTTACTTCACCGAGGAGCGCCAGGCGCCTGTCTTCGAGCAGTTCGTCGAGGCCCGGCGCCGCGACGGGCTGGATATGACGCTGATCGGGAACAAGGAGGTGCGCGACCTCGTCGGGCCGATCCGCCCGGACGTACTGGGCGCCAGCTTCTGCGCGAACGACGCCCAGATCAACACCCCGACCGTGGTCAACGCCCTGGTTGAGGGCGCTATCGCCCACGGTGTGAAGGTGGCGGAGGGCGTCACAGTCAACCGGCTGATCTACTCGCACGATGCGATCATCGGAGTAGAGACCACGCAGGGCAACTTCCTCGCCGACACGACCGTGATCGCCACCGGCGCCTGGACCGAGAAACTGCTCGCCGCGAGCAATGTCGAGGCACGCGTCGGTCGCGAGCGGCTCCAGGTCGTCGCGACCGAACCACTCCCCCAGTCCATCCAGCCGGTCGTCTACGGCCCGCAGACCGCCAAGCAGTACACGCTATTCCGGGATCTGCCAGCCTGGGACGAGGACGCGTTCAGCACCGAGGAGGAACGGCGCTCCGGAGCCTGGATGTTGACACTTGCGGCGCAACGGGCGAGCGGCGAAGTGCTGTTCGGGTGTCCGATGGACTACCCCGCCGATGTCGACATGTCCGCCTCGGTGTCAGGTTTGCGCAAGGTCCTGCAGTACATCGAGCAGGACTTCCCCTCTCTGGCCGGCACGGCGCTGGACCGCTTCTGGGCCGGTGTCCTGCCCTTTACCAGCGACATGGTGCCCATTGTCGACACCGTGCTGCCCGGTCTCTTCGTCGCCGCCGGACATGTCTTCGGTAACTCGTCGGGACCGATGACCGGCAAACTGATCAGCCAGATGCTTCTGGGCCGAACCCCGGAGATTGACATGACGGAAGTCCGCTACGGTCGTGAGCTGGATCCGATCATCCCGGGGCAGATCGTGCGCTGGTGA
- a CDS encoding GMC family oxidoreductase, whose protein sequence is MSQEQFDYVIVGGGSAGAVLARRLADDPGVEVCLVEAGPAYEHDPKVLLLKESLALVGDETYNYDYPIAPQARGNSKLRISRAKMLGGCSSHNDAWALRAPAEDMDRWSELGARGWDAAGTDSHFERVFTEMRVHPVSRNSELSQAWIEAAAQIGLAQVDSTKGDYREGISWVSLNEDDGVRVSSAVAYLYPLNELPANLTLKLETKARRITFDKGRAVSVETDRGVIRARQEIILSAGAIDTPKLLMLSGIGPAAHLREHGIAVEVDLPGVDSNLQDHIETPVTWESTRDAGESINGPDLGVYAAVNNHESFDLQATIGHFSYWLWAPPFDELPRPESAFTFAPNVARPASRGTVRLASADSADKPIVDPAYFTDPDNQDEQVLVEGIRLARRCVETTALKDWVVREVSPGPELQSDEELGQYARKYSNTVYHPSCTAKMGASDDASAVVDSALRVRGVQGLRVADASVFPELVRVNPNMTVVMVGSKAAELIQGGA, encoded by the coding sequence GTGAGTCAGGAACAGTTCGACTACGTCATCGTGGGCGGGGGCAGCGCCGGAGCGGTGCTGGCGCGCCGTCTCGCCGACGATCCGGGCGTCGAGGTGTGCCTCGTCGAGGCCGGACCGGCCTACGAGCACGATCCGAAGGTGCTGCTGCTGAAGGAGTCGCTTGCGCTTGTGGGCGACGAAACCTACAACTACGACTACCCGATCGCACCCCAGGCTCGCGGGAATTCCAAGTTGCGCATCAGCCGGGCCAAGATGCTGGGTGGTTGTAGTTCCCACAACGATGCATGGGCCCTGCGCGCTCCTGCGGAGGACATGGATCGTTGGAGCGAACTCGGCGCGCGCGGATGGGACGCCGCCGGTACCGACTCGCACTTCGAGCGGGTTTTCACCGAGATGCGGGTGCACCCGGTGTCGCGGAACTCCGAGCTGTCCCAGGCCTGGATTGAGGCAGCAGCTCAGATCGGCCTCGCTCAGGTCGACAGCACCAAGGGCGACTACCGTGAGGGCATCTCGTGGGTTTCGCTCAACGAAGATGACGGCGTACGAGTCTCCAGCGCGGTCGCCTACCTGTACCCGCTGAACGAGCTGCCCGCGAACCTGACTCTCAAGCTGGAAACCAAGGCTCGCAGGATCACGTTCGACAAGGGGCGAGCGGTCTCAGTCGAAACCGACCGCGGGGTCATCCGGGCTCGACAGGAGATCATCCTCAGTGCCGGTGCGATCGATACCCCGAAGCTGCTGATGCTGTCGGGCATCGGCCCCGCCGCGCACCTGCGGGAGCACGGCATCGCTGTTGAAGTGGACCTGCCCGGGGTCGACTCGAACCTGCAGGACCACATCGAGACGCCCGTGACGTGGGAAAGCACGCGCGACGCCGGAGAAAGCATCAACGGCCCCGACCTCGGGGTTTACGCCGCTGTCAACAACCACGAGTCGTTCGACCTGCAAGCCACAATCGGGCACTTTTCGTACTGGCTGTGGGCGCCACCGTTCGACGAGCTTCCGCGACCGGAGTCGGCCTTCACCTTTGCGCCCAACGTGGCGCGTCCGGCCAGCCGGGGGACCGTGCGACTCGCCTCGGCCGATTCCGCCGACAAGCCGATCGTCGACCCGGCCTACTTCACCGACCCCGACAACCAGGACGAGCAGGTCCTGGTTGAGGGGATTCGCCTCGCACGGAGGTGCGTAGAGACCACTGCGTTGAAGGACTGGGTGGTGCGAGAAGTCTCCCCGGGGCCGGAACTGCAGTCCGATGAGGAGCTCGGCCAGTACGCCCGCAAGTATTCCAACACGGTCTATCACCCGAGCTGCACGGCGAAGATGGGTGCGTCAGACGACGCATCGGCGGTCGTCGATTCCGCTCTGCGCGTCCGGGGTGTGCAGGGGCTTCGCGTCGCGGATGCCTCTGTCTTCCCGGAACTTGTCCGGGTGAACCCGAATATGACCGTGGTCATGGTCGGTTCGAAGGCGGCGGAACTGATCCAGGGAGGTGCCTGA
- a CDS encoding aldehyde dehydrogenase family protein → MANGWASRGTSTRRAVITDVAQDAEIVQKEVFGPVVTIQRASDDTEMLRLANDVRYGLSASVWTRDLERAHRFTADLGFGTVWVNQHLTTVPEMPFCGFGMSGYGKELSTHSLDDYTRLKHVMIKPR, encoded by the coding sequence GTGGCGAACGGCTGGGCAAGCCGGGGTACTTCTACGCGCCGGGCGGTGATCACCGACGTGGCGCAGGACGCGGAGATCGTGCAGAAGGAGGTTTTCGGGCCGGTCGTCACCATCCAGCGCGCGTCCGATGACACCGAGATGCTCCGGCTTGCCAATGATGTCCGCTACGGCCTGTCCGCTAGCGTCTGGACCCGTGACTTGGAGCGAGCGCACCGGTTCACCGCCGACCTCGGCTTCGGCACTGTCTGGGTCAACCAGCACCTGACCACTGTGCCCGAGATGCCCTTCTGCGGATTCGGGATGTCCGGCTATGGCAAGGAACTGTCCACGCATTCGCTGGACGACTACACGCGGCTTAAGCATGTCATGATCAAGCCTCGCTGA
- a CDS encoding aldehyde dehydrogenase family protein, producing the protein MNSPAFEHDAISAPGTRRTDDDRSVLELVNPADETVIAETALASADDVDRAVRAAEAALPTWRAAMPHERASVLLALADELERHSEELVGLESLTVGKPISAAREEVPVVIDVLRFYAGAARVSHTAAAGEYSPGSTSYVRREPVGVVGLIAPWNYPLLEAVWKIAPALAAGNTMVLKPSELTPLTTIRLEQLAQRVLPAGVLNVVVGDGRTGEALVSHPAVAMVSLTGVTSAPGLRSRPLRHRGSSGCILSWVERRPSLSATTLTPQRWHRI; encoded by the coding sequence ATGAACAGCCCGGCATTTGAACACGACGCGATCAGTGCGCCAGGTACCCGCCGCACTGATGATGACCGGTCGGTGTTGGAGCTGGTCAATCCTGCAGACGAGACGGTCATCGCTGAGACGGCCCTGGCCTCGGCTGACGACGTGGACCGAGCCGTGCGAGCGGCGGAAGCCGCGTTGCCGACGTGGCGCGCGGCCATGCCGCACGAGCGGGCGAGTGTGTTGCTGGCTCTCGCCGATGAACTCGAACGTCACTCGGAGGAACTCGTTGGCCTGGAGTCGCTCACTGTCGGCAAGCCGATCTCGGCAGCTCGCGAAGAGGTGCCCGTGGTCATCGACGTGCTGCGGTTCTACGCCGGCGCGGCGCGGGTGTCGCACACGGCCGCAGCCGGTGAGTACAGCCCAGGCAGCACCTCTTACGTTCGCCGGGAGCCGGTGGGCGTGGTCGGGCTGATCGCGCCGTGGAACTACCCGCTGCTCGAAGCGGTCTGGAAGATCGCCCCCGCGTTGGCCGCGGGCAACACGATGGTGCTCAAGCCCTCAGAGCTCACCCCGCTGACCACAATCCGGCTCGAGCAACTCGCGCAACGAGTCCTGCCTGCCGGTGTGCTCAACGTCGTCGTAGGTGACGGGCGAACCGGCGAGGCATTGGTGAGCCACCCGGCCGTCGCGATGGTCTCGCTGACCGGGGTGACGTCAGCACCGGGATTAAGGTCGCGGCCACTGCGGCACAGGGGCTCAAGCGGGTGCATCTTGAGCTGGGTGGAAAGGCGCCCGTCCTTGTCTGCGACGACGTTGACGCCGCAGCGGTGGCACAGGATCTAG